A genomic segment from Streptomyces antibioticus encodes:
- a CDS encoding glutamate racemase, with amino-acid sequence MKIALMDSGIGLLAATAAVRRLRPDADLVLSLDPEGMPWGPRTPEDLTGRALAVAEAAAAYRPDALIVGCNTATVHALPALRTHLEPDVPVIGTVPAIKPAAAGGGPVAIWATPATTGSPYQRGLIDDFAAGVDVTEVPCWGLAEAVEHADEPAIAGAVAAAAALTPDDVTTVVLGCTHYELVADRIRAALHHPGRPPLVLHGSAGAVAAQALRRIGSHPAPEAPAVGSVTVLLNGRESALPAAALTYAEGRLLQAVTQAQ; translated from the coding sequence GTGAAGATCGCGCTCATGGACTCCGGAATCGGGCTGCTGGCGGCCACCGCCGCGGTACGGCGTCTGCGGCCCGACGCCGATCTCGTGCTCTCCCTCGACCCCGAGGGCATGCCCTGGGGCCCGCGCACCCCCGAGGACCTCACCGGCCGCGCCCTGGCCGTTGCCGAGGCCGCCGCCGCGTACCGGCCGGACGCCCTGATCGTCGGCTGCAACACCGCGACCGTGCACGCGCTGCCCGCCCTGCGGACCCACCTGGAACCGGACGTTCCCGTGATCGGCACCGTCCCCGCGATCAAACCGGCCGCGGCCGGCGGCGGACCCGTCGCCATCTGGGCGACCCCCGCCACCACCGGCAGCCCCTACCAGCGCGGACTCATCGACGACTTCGCCGCCGGAGTCGACGTCACCGAGGTGCCCTGCTGGGGCCTGGCCGAGGCCGTCGAACACGCGGACGAGCCGGCGATCGCCGGTGCCGTCGCCGCGGCCGCCGCCCTCACCCCCGACGACGTCACGACCGTCGTCCTGGGCTGCACCCACTACGAACTCGTCGCCGACCGCATCCGCGCCGCCCTCCACCACCCCGGCCGGCCGCCGCTCGTGCTGCACGGCTCGGCCGGCGCCGTGGCCGCGCAGGCGCTGCGCCGCATCGGCTCGCACCCCGCGCCCGAGGCGCCCGCCGTCGGCAGCGTGACGGTGCTGCTCAACGGCCGGGAGTCCGCCCTGCCGGCGGCCGCGCTGACGTACGCCGAGGGCCGGCTGCTCCAGGCGGTCACCCAGGCCCAGTGA
- a CDS encoding O-antigen ligase family protein, protein MPGAGADGERRSVSDAAGVAVLGACAAWSLVTAAVHDGRPEGVLLAVLAVTAGYAAGRILGVLLPVATPAAAALGGVAMTVALPRLSPGPEFASPLGHAGATAAVLTLSAGAACCAAWATPVPALRHLLRLLAAGIVFWAAARGATTAVVLCGAVLLCSVAVGQARRRGPVLVGLALSAALVTGLTWAVAGRVLPAGLTGALEDELTARRVDLWRDALTLAHGDAGVGVGPGRFGELSATAAQSPLSDGKPHSAPLQLAAEQGVVGVLLLAAAFCWVLFALWRAPRPTPVVLTTAATLTALAALAAVGNALSFTTVSVGAGLLAGLATARPLTAVPPPVSPPVPAPRIP, encoded by the coding sequence GTGCCCGGCGCGGGCGCCGACGGAGAGAGACGCAGCGTCTCCGACGCGGCGGGCGTCGCGGTGCTCGGCGCCTGCGCCGCCTGGTCGCTGGTCACCGCGGCCGTGCACGACGGACGCCCCGAGGGTGTGCTGCTCGCGGTGCTGGCCGTGACCGCCGGGTACGCCGCCGGACGGATCCTCGGCGTCCTGCTGCCGGTCGCCACCCCGGCCGCCGCCGCGCTGGGCGGGGTGGCGATGACCGTCGCGCTGCCCCGGCTCTCCCCCGGCCCCGAGTTCGCCTCCCCGCTGGGACACGCGGGCGCCACGGCGGCGGTGCTCACCCTGTCGGCCGGCGCCGCGTGCTGCGCCGCCTGGGCCACGCCCGTCCCCGCGCTACGGCATCTGCTGCGCCTGCTGGCCGCGGGGATCGTGTTCTGGGCGGCCGCCCGGGGCGCGACCACCGCCGTCGTCCTGTGCGGTGCCGTCCTGCTGTGCTCGGTGGCCGTGGGCCAGGCCCGGCGCCGCGGCCCCGTCCTCGTGGGCCTCGCCCTGTCGGCGGCGCTCGTGACGGGCCTGACCTGGGCGGTCGCCGGGAGGGTCCTGCCCGCGGGGCTCACCGGGGCGCTGGAGGACGAGCTGACTGCGCGCCGGGTCGACCTGTGGCGCGACGCGCTGACCCTGGCGCACGGGGACGCGGGCGTGGGCGTGGGTCCGGGCCGTTTCGGGGAGCTGAGCGCGACGGCGGCGCAGTCCCCGCTGTCCGACGGCAAGCCGCACTCGGCGCCGCTCCAGTTGGCGGCGGAGCAGGGTGTCGTCGGGGTGCTGCTGCTCGCGGCGGCCTTCTGCTGGGTGCTGTTCGCGCTCTGGCGGGCGCCGCGCCCCACGCCGGTCGTCCTCACCACGGCCGCCACGCTCACCGCGCTCGCGGCACTGGCCGCGGTCGGCAACGCGCTGAGCTTCACCACGGTGTCGGTCGGCGCGGGTCTCCTGGCGGGCCTGGCGACGGCCCGCCCCCTCACCGCCGTACCGCCACCCGTGTCACCACCGGTCCCCGCCCCGCGCATCCCGTAG